The Procambarus clarkii isolate CNS0578487 chromosome 76, FALCON_Pclarkii_2.0, whole genome shotgun sequence genome includes a window with the following:
- the LOC138357239 gene encoding putative golgin subfamily A member 6-like protein 19, which yields MRRKEARMCRKARMRRKEARMCRKEARMCRKEARMCRKEARMCRKEAKMCRKEAKMCRKEDRMCRKEARMCRKEARMCRKEARMCRKEARRCRKETRMCRKEARMCRKARMFRKEARMCRKEARMCRKEARMCRKEARMRRKEARMRRKEARMRRKEARMYRKEARMRR from the coding sequence ATGCGCCGCAAGGAGGCTAGGATGTGCCGCAAGGCTAGGATGCGGCGCAAGGAGGCTAGGATGTGCCGCAAGGAGGCTAGGATGTGCCGCAAGGAGGCTAGGATGTGCCGCAAGGAGGCTAGGATGTGCCGCAAGGAGGCTAAGATGTGCCGCAAGGAGGCTAAGATGTGCCGCAAGGAGGATAGGATGTGCCGCAAGGAGGCTAGGATGTGCCGCAAGGAGGCTAGGATGTGCCGCAAGGAGGCTAGGATGTGCCGCAAGGAGGCTAGGAGATGCCGCAAGGAGACTAGGATGTGCCGCAAGGAGGCTAGGATGTGCCGCAAGGCTAGGATGTTCCGCAAGGAGGCTAGGATGTGCCGCAAGGAGGCTAGGATGTGCCGCAAGGAGGCTAGGATGTGCCGCAAGGAGGCTAGGATGAGACGCAAGGAGGCTAGGATGAGACGCAAGGAGGCTAGGATGAGACGCAAGGAGGCTAGGATGTACCGCAAGGAGGCTAGGATGCGCCGCTAG
- the LOC138357240 gene encoding putative golgin subfamily A member 6-like protein 19 — MRRKEARMRHKVARMRRKVARMRRKVARMRRKVARMSRKEARVRRKEARVRRKKARVRRKEARVRRKEARMRRKEARVRRKEARVRRKEARMRRKEARMRRKEAKMCRKEARMRRKEARVRRKEAKMCRKEAKMCRKEAKMCRKARMRRKEARMCR; from the coding sequence ATGCGCCGCAAGGAGGCTAGGATGAGACACAAGGTGGCTAGGATGAGACGCAAGGTGGCTAGGATGAGACGCAAGGTGGCTAGGATGAGACGCAAGGTGGCTAGGATGAGCCGCAAAGAGGCTAGGGTGAGACGCAAGGAGGCTAGGGTGAGACGCAAGAAGGCTAGGGTGAGACGCAAGGAGGCTAGGGTGAGACGCAAGGAGGCTAGGATGCGCCGCAAGGAGGCTAGGGTGAGACGCAAGGAGGCTAGGGTGAGACGCAAGGAGGCTAGGATGAGACGCAAGGAGGCTAGGATGCGCCGCAAGGAGGCTAAGATGTGCCGCAAGGAGGCTAGGATGCGCCGCAAGGAGGCTAGGGTGAGACGCAAGGAGGCTAAGATGTGCCGCAAGGAGGCTAAGATGTGCCGCAAGGAGGCTAAGATGTGCCGCAAGGCTAGGATGAGACGCAAGGAGGCTAGGATGTGCCGCTAG